CAGGCCGCGGCGGGGCGGCTGATCTACTCGTACGCCCGGGACGAGATGATCATCGGCCACAAGCTGCTGCGGACGTTCTCACCGAAGCGCGCGGTGCCCGAGTACGCGCTGCTGCTCGCCGCCGTCATCCCGGCGCTGATCGCGGTGGGTTCGCTGATCTCCGAGGACGCCCTCACCAAGATCGTCTCGTTCGCGATCCTCGGCATCTACGCGGCGTTCCAGATGGTCGTCCTCGCCGCGCTGCGGGCCCGGCTCAAGGGCTGGCGGCCGGGCGGGGAGTTCCGGATGGGTCGCTGGGGGATGCTGGTGAACGTCGGGGCGCTCGCCTACGGCCTCTTCGCCATCATCAACATCTCCTGGCCGCGCACGCCGGACGTGCCCTGGTACGACAACTGGATCGTGCTGCTCAGCGGCGGCATCGTGCTGGCGGTGGGTCTCCTGTACATGTTCACGACCCACCACTACGGCCGCAGCGACGCACCGGCGGGCGTCGCGATCCCGGACCGGGACAGGGCGAGCGCCGGCGGGGGAAAAACGAACCCGGACTAGGCCGGTGCGCCCAGCTCCGCCCACACCCGCTTGCCGGCCACCCCCGGTGTCCGTACGACGCCCCAGTCCAGGCACAGCCGCTGCACGATGAACATGCCGTGTCCGCCGGGCCTTCCGGCCCGGTGCGGGGTGCGCGGCGCCGGCTGGCCGGTACCGCGGTCGGATACCTCCACCCGGATCACCTTCTTCTCACAGGTGATCCGCAGCTCGTCCGGTCCCTCGGCGTGCAGACAGGCGTTGGTGACCAGCTCGGACACCACGAGCAGTACGTCCTCGGCGGCGGCCCGCTGGTCCGCGGTGGCGGAGGGCAGCCAGCCCCACGCGTACAGCGCCTCGCGGGTGAAGTCACGGGCGAGCGGGACGACCCCGCTCGCGTCCTCGAAGTTCAGCAGGCGGACCTGCCGCCCGCCCTCCGAGACGGGGCCGGGCGGGGCGTGAGCCGCGCTCCCGGAAGCCGCCGGGGCCGCGCCCGCGGGTACGGGAGCGCCCATCACGGCGGCCTGCCCGGCGGGCACGCCGCCCTCGGACTCCCCGGTTCCGGGCACGCCCCCCTCGGGCGCCCCGGAAGCGCCGCCGGACTCCGGACCGCGGTCGCCCGGCGAGTAGGGCCGGGTGGTGCTCATCAGCGCTTCACCTCACCGATCCACCAGTTCACATTTCAAGTCTTGGACAGGAACGTCGTACAGCCGACTCAGGGTCTCTCCTGCCCGACCGGGCCGTCCGAACACCCCTGCAATCGACACGAAACACGGGACGAGGCGAAAACGCCCGTCCCGTGAGGCGCACGAAACCCGCCGACGGCCGGACAAGAACCGGCTCAGCCGGACTCGTCGGCCAGGGCGGCCGCAAGCGTGTCGTGCAGCGTGAAGACCGCTTCGGCCCCCGTGATCTCGAAGACACGGGCCACCACCGGCTGCATGGCCACCAGATGCACACCGCCCCCTGCGGCCTCCGCCTTCAGCCGCGCGCCGAGCAGGACGTTGAGTCCCGTGGAGTCGCAGAACTCCAGGCGCGAGCAGTCGACGACAAGGCGATTGAATCCCTTGGCGAGGCACTCCTCCAGCGGCTCGCGCAACAGCTCGGCGGTGTGGTGATCCAACTCACCCGCCGGGGTCACGACGGCGCTGGGGCCCTCTTCCCGTACCTCGACCAGAAGCCGGCCCGACTGGGCACTGCCGACCGTCCCGCGGTCCATGCCGTTTCTCTCTCCCGAGGTCATGACTGCTTGCTGACGACCTCGAACACTACGCCTTCCGCACGCACTCCGACACCCGAACAACCGCACACAAACGGACATAAGCGTACAGAGCACACTTGCGATCGCCTCGGTAAACCCGGTAGGCCTAGGTGGACACGTAAAACGACACGGCCGGCTTTGGAGGCGCCGCACACCGCAGTGCACGCAATTGGCTTCGGCAGCCGTATGCCGAGAACGATGGAGGACACCATGTCACCCCGGCTCGACGGATCGCGTACCCAAGAAGCGACGTCGGCACTCCTTCCGGAACATCTGGATCCCATCGAGCACCCCGACGCCGTCGTCGACCACGACGGCGCACTCGCCGGGCTTCCGGACATCCCCGCGTACGACGAGGTCGCTCCGGCGGACGCCAGGGCTCTGTCCAAGACCCTCTTCGGGCGACTGGAGTCGCTGGAGGAAGGCACCTACGAGTACGCGTACGTACGCAACACGCTCGTCGAGCTGAACCTGGCTCTGGTCAAGTTCGCCGCCTCCCGCTTCCGCTCGCGCAGCGAGCCGATGGAGGACATCATCCAGGTCGGCACGATCGGCCTGATCAAGGCGATCGACCGCTTCGAGCTGTCGCGCGGTGTGGAGTTCCCCACGTTCGCGATGCCGACCATCATCGGCGAGATCAAGCGCTTCTTCCGCGACACCTCGTGGTCCGTGCGCGTCCCGCGCCGCCTCCAGGAGCTGCGGCTCGACCTCGCCAAGGCGGGCGACGAGCTGGCCCAGCGGCTCGACCGCGCCCCCACCGTGACCGAGCTGGCCGAGCACCTCGGCCTGACCCGGGACGAGGTCGTCGAGGGCATGGCGGCGTCGAACGCCTACACCGCCTCCTCGCTGGACGCCCAGCCGGAGGAGGACGACGCCGAGGGTGCGCTCGCCGACCGGATCGGCTACGAGGACCACGGGCTCGAGGGCATCGAGTACGTCGAGTCGCTGAAGCCGCTGATCGCCGAGCTGCCCGCCCGGGACCGGAAGATCCTCTCCCTCCGCTTCGTCGCGGGCATGACCCAGTCGGAGATCGGCGAGGAGCTGGGCATCTCCCAGATGCACGTGTCGCGGCTGTTGTCGCGCACGCTCGTGCGGCTGCGCAAGGGGCTCACGGTCGAGGAGTGATCCTCACCGGACGACGCTTGCCCTCCAGGGGGGTGGTCCGAGGCCGGGCCGCCCCCCTTCGGGCTGCTCAGACCACGCGTACGCCGCGCCGCCAGACCCCGCTGACCAGCGGCACGCCCGGCCGGTAGGCGAGGTGCACGTGGCTCGGGGCGTCGAGGAGCGTCAGATCGGCGTACGCGCCCGGCGTGAGGCGGCCGACGTCGTCACGGCGCAGCGCGGCGGCGCCGCCCGCGGTGGCCGACCAGACCGCCTCGTCCGGCGTCATCCCCATGTCCCGCACCGCGAGCGCGACGCAGAACGGCACCGAGGACGTGAAGGACGACCCCGGGTTGCAGTCGGTGGACAGCGCGACCGTGACCCCCGCGTCGAGCAGGCGCCGGGCGTCCGGCCACTCGGCGCGGGTGGAGAACTCGGCGCCCGGCAGCAGCGTGGCGACCGTCCTGCCGCCCGCCAGCGCGTCCACGTCGGCGTCGGTGAGGTGGGTGCAGTGGTCGGCGCTGGCGGCGTCGAGTTCGACCGCGAGCTGGACGCCCGGGCCGTAGGAGAGCTGGTTGGCGTGGACGCGGGGGTGCAGGCCCCTGGCCCTGCCCGCGGTGAGGATCGCGCGGGCCTGGTCGCCGTCGAAGGCGCCCTTCTCGCAGAACACGTCGATCCAGCGGGCGTGCGGCGCGCAGGCGTCGAGCATCTCGCCGGTGACGAGGGCGACGTAGGCGGCGGGGTCGTCGGCGAGTTCGGGGGCGACGATGTGCGCGCCGAGGAAGGTGACCTCGTCGGTGTGGCGGGCGGCGACGCGCAGGGCGCGGGACTCGTCGGCGGTGGTCAGGCCGTAGCCGGACTTGGTCTCGAAGGTCGTCGTGCCCTGGCGCAGGGCCTCCGCGAGGTAGCGGGTGAGACCCGCCTCCAGTTCCGCGTCGCTGGCGGCGCGGGTGGCGGCGACGGTGGTGCGGATGCCGCCGGCGCCGTAGGGGCGGCCGGACATGCGGGCGTTGAACTCCTCGGTGCGGTCGCCGCCGAAGAGGAGGTGCGAGTGCGAGTCCACGAAGCCGGGCAGGACCGCCCGGCCCCCGGCGTCGACCCGGTTGTCAGTGGCGGGTGCTCTGCTTGATTCACCGGTCCACGCGACGCGGTCGCCGTCGATGACGACGGCCGCGTCCCGGACCAGTCCGAGCGGGGAGCTGTCACCGAGGGAGGGGTCGTTGGTGACGAGTGCGGCGATGTTGGTGATGACGGTGCTGGTACTCATGGCGTCCGTGGCGTCCTCGTGGGGGCGGGGTTGGGTGATGGCTGGGCGCGCAGGGCTTCCACGGCCCGCGCGAGGGCCCGCGGCACCTCGGGTACGAGGGTGTGCGCCCCGTCGCGTACGACGTGCCGTCCGCCCACGACCGTGTGCCGTACGTCCGCTGCCGTCGCGGCGAATACGGCCGTCTCGGCGCCGAGCCTGGGCAGCGGCCCCGCCGTCCTGACCGAGTCGAGGGCGACCGTCGCGAGGTCGGCGCGGGCGCCGGTCTCGATCCGGCCGGTGTCGTCCCAGCCGAGGGCGGCGTGGCCGTCGGCGGTGGCGGCGCGCAGCAGTGCGGCGGCGGTCCAGTGGCCGCGGGTGCGGGTGCGCAGGCGCTCGTTCAGCTCCATGGCCCGCGCCTCTTCCAGCAGGTCGACGACGGCGTGGCTGTCGGAGCCCAGGGAGAGGGGCGAGCCCGCCCGCTGGAGGGCGGCCGCGGGGCCGATGCCGTCGGCGAGGTCCCGTTCCGTGGTGGGACACATGCAGGTGCCGGTGCGGCTGCCGCCGAGCAGGGCGACGTCCTCGTCCGTGAGGTGGGTGCTGTGGACGCCGGTGGTGCGCTCCCCCAGCACGCCGTGGTCGGCCAGCAGGCGGGTGGGGGTGCGGCCGTGGACCCGGTGACAGGCGTCGTTCTCGGCGGTCTGCTCGGACAGGTGCACGTGCAGCGGGGCCTGCCGATCCCCGGCCCAGCGCGCCACGGTCGCCAGCTGGTCCGCGGGCACGGCCCGTACGGAGTGGATCGCGGCCCCGATCCGTGCGTGATCCCGTTCCTTGAGAAGTGAAGAGCGTCGCGCCCAGGCGTCCGCCGTCCCGTCGGAGAAGCGGCGCTGGTGGGTGTTCGGGGGCTCGCCGAAGCCGGCCGACAGGTAGCAGGTGTCCAGGAGGGTGATGCGGATGCCGGCCTCGGCGGCGGCCTCGATCAGCGCCTCGCCCATCGCGTTGGGGTCGGCGTAGGGGGTGCCGCCGGGCGCGTGGTGGACGTAGTGGAACTCGCCGACGGTGGTGATGCCGGCCAGCGCCATCTCGGCGTACACCGCGCGGGCCAGGTCTCGGTAGGTGTCCGGGTTCAGCCGGTCGGCGACGGAGTACATGACCTCGCGCCAGGTCCAGAAGGTGCCGGAGCCGACCTGGACGGTGCCGCGCAGGGCCCGGTGGAAGGCGTGGCTGTGGGCGTTGGCCAGGCCGGGCAGCGTCAGTCCGCGCAGGATCTCGGCGCCGGGGGGCGGGGTGGGCGTGTCCTGGCGGACGGCGGTGATGCGGCCGTCCGCCACCTCCACGGCGACGCCCGGCTCGACGTGCGTGCCGAGCCAGGCGTGCTCCAGCCAGTAGGTCCGGGTCCGCTCGGTGGGGGTCACGTGCAGGCCAGCCCTTCCAGTGCGTCGGCGAGTGCGTTCACCCCGGCCACGCAGTCGTCCTCGGCCGCGTACTCGGCCGGGGAGTGCGAGACGCCGGTGGGGTTGCGTACGAACAGCATGGCGGTCGGGATGCGGTCGGAGAGGATTCCGGCGTCGTGTCCGGCGCCGGTGCCGAGCACGGGGACCTTCAGTTCCGTCGCGCCGCCCAGGATGCGGGCGAGTTCGTCGCGCAGGGCGTGGTCGAACTCGACGACGGGCGTGAAGGACTCGCGGACGACGTCGAGGTCGGCTCCGTGGGCCGCGGCGTACTCGCGGGCCGCCCGCTCCACCCCGGTGACCACGGCGTCCAGGCTCTGCTGGTCGGCGGCGCGGGAGTCGAGCCAGCCGCGGACCAGGGACGGGATGGCGTTGACGCCGTTGGGCTCCACACTGATCTTGCCGAAGGTGGCGACGGCCCTCGCGAGTTCGGCCTCGCGGCGGGCGGCGAGGACGGTCTCGGCGTAGGACAGCATCGGGTCGCGGCGGTCGGCGAGGCGGGTGGTGCCGGCGTGGTTGGCCTCGCCCCGGAAGTCGAACCGCCAGCGTCCGTGCGGCCAGATGGCGGAGGCGATGCCGATCCGGTCGCCGGACAGGTCGAGGGCGCGGCCCTGCTCGACGTGGAGTTCGACGAAGGCGCCGATGCGGGCGAGCCGCTCGGGGTCCGGGCCGAGGGCGTCCGGGTCGTGGCCGGCGTCCTCCATGGCCCGCGGGAGGGTGATGCCGTCCCCGTCGGTCAGCCGGTGGGCCTGTTCCACGGTGAGTGCCCCCGCGGTGAGCCGGGAGCCGACGCAGGCCAGGCCGAAGCGGGCGCCCTCCTCGTCGCCGAAATTGACGATGCCGAGCGGCCTGGTGAACCGCGATCCCCTCCCGCGCAGTTCGTCCAGGGCGGCGAAGGCGGAGACGACACCGAGGGGCCCGTCGAAGGCGCCGCCGTCGGGCACGGAGTCCAGGTGGGACCCGGTGACGACGGCGTCCCCGGCGGCCGGGTCACCGAGCCAGGCCCACTGGTTGCCGTTGCGGTCGGTCTCGTAGGCCAGCCCGCGCGCCTCGGCCTGCTCCTGGAACCAGGTGCGGCAGTCGGCGTCGGCGCCCGTCCAGGCGTAGCGGCGGTAGCCGCCGGAGGCGGAGCTGCGGCCGATCGGCAGCAGCTCCGCCCACGTGCTGTGGAAGCTCACGCGGCGCCACCCTCGCGGCCCTCGCGCATCGGCACCCGCACGCCCCGCTCCCCGGCGACCGACTCGGCGATGTCGTACCCGGCGTCGACGTGCCGGATGACGCCCATGCCGGGGTCGTTGGTGAGGACGCGGCGGATCTTCTCCCCGGCGAGTGCGGAGCCGTCGGCGACCGTCACCTGGCCGGCGTGGATGGAGCGGCCCATGCCGACGCCGCCGCCGTGGTGGAGGGAGACCCAGGAGGCACCGGAGGCCACGTTGACCATGGCGTTGAGCAGCGGCCAGTCGGCGATGGCGTCGGAGCCGTCGAGCATCGACTCGGTCTCGCGGTACGGGGAGGCGACGGAGCCGCAGTCGAGGTGGTCGCGGCCGATGACGATCGGCGCGGCCAGCTCACCGCTCGCGACCATGTCGTTGAAGCGCTCACCGGCCTTGTCGCGCTCGCCGTAGCCGAGCCAGCAGATCCGGGCGGGCAGGCCCTGGAAGTGGACCCGCTCCCCCGCCATCTTGATCCAGCGGGCCAGCGACTCGTTCTCCGGGAAGAGGTCGAGGATCGCCTTGTCGGTCTTGGCGATGTCGGCGGGGTCGCCGGACAGGGCGGCCCAGCGGAAGGGGCCCTTGCCCTCGCAGAAGAGGGGGCGGATGTAGGCGGGGACGAAGCCGGGGAAGGCGAAGGCCCGGTCGTATCCGGCGAGCTGGGCCTCGCCGCGGATGGAGTTGCCGTAGTCGAAGACCTCGGCGCCGGCGTCCTGGAAGCCGACCATGGCCTCGACGTGCCGGGCCATGGACTCGCGGGCGCGGGTGGTGAAGCCCGCCGGGTCCTCGAGGGCGGCGTCGGCCATGTCCTCGAAGGCGATCCCGGTGGGCAGGTAGGCCAGCGGGTCGTGGGCCGAGGTCTGGTCGGTGACGATGTCGATGGGGGCGCCCATGGCGAGCAGCTGCGGGACCAGCTCGGCGGCGTTGCCGAGGACACCGATGGACAGCGGCTTACGCCGGTCCCGGGCCTCGGTGGCCAGCTGGAGGGCGTGGTCGAGGGAGTCGGCCCGCACGTCGAGGTAGCGGTGCTCGATGCGCCGGTCGATGGCGCGCGGGTCGCAGTCGACGCAGATCACGACGCCGTCGTTCATGGTGACGGCGAGGGGCTGGGCGCCGCCCATGCCGCCGAGGCCGGCGGTGAGGGTGATGGTGCCGGCGAGGGTTCCGCCGAACTTCTTGGCGGCGACGGCGGCGAAGGTCTCGTAGGTGCCCTGGAGGATGCCCTGGGTGCCGATGTAGATCCAGGAGCCGGCCGTCATCTGCCCGTACATGGTCAGGCCGAGGGCCTCCAGGCGGCGGAACTCCTCCCAGGTGGCCCAGTCGCCGACGAGGTTGGAGTTGGCGATGAGGACGCGCGGGGCCCACTCGTGGGTCTGCATGACGCCGACCGGTCGGCCGGACTGGACGAGCATCGTCTCGTCCTGCTTGAGCTTCTCCAGGGTGCGGACCATGGCGTCGAAGGAGCGCCAGTCGCGGGCCGCCTTGCCCGTGCCGCCGTAGACGACGAGCTTGTCGGGGTGCTCGGCGACCTCGGGGTCGAGGTTGTTCTGCAGCATCCGCAGGGCGGCCTCCTGCTGCCAGCCCAAGGCGCTCGGCGTCGTACCGCGTGGCGCTCGGACGGCGCGGGGTCCGGACATGGTCTGCCTCCTGGTGGCTTGCTCCCGGGCGGATTATTGCTACGGATATTCACATACTCGCTTCGTGAATAGAACTAGTCAATACGTTCGTGTCCCGCGCCGGGCGCGTGCGAGTGTGGGGCTGGACGCGTAGGCAGGCTGCGACGACAGGGAGGATCGCGTGAGCGACGGCACGGGCATGAGCGGTGACCTCGACGGCACGGGGACGGAGCGGGCCGCGCGGCGGGACGGGGCGGTGCGGGCCGCGGTGGAGCAGGGGCTGCTCGGGCCGGACGTTCCGATCGTCGGGCTCCTCGACGTCGCCGGGATCCGGGAGTCGGCGGCGGCCCTGCGGGCGGCGTTCGACGCGGTGACGGCGCCCGGTACGCCCGTGCTGCACGCCTTCGCGGTCAAGGCGACCCCGCTGGTCCCGGTGGTGCGGCTGTTGCACGAGGAGGGCATCGGCGTGGAGGTGGCCAGCCCCGGCGAGCTGGCGCTGGCCCGGGCCGCGGGGGTGCCGGCGGAGCGGACGGTGCTGGACTCGCCCGCGAAGACGCCGGCCGAGCTGCGGGAGGCGCTGGAGCTGGGGATCGCGGTCAACGCGGACAACCCCCAGGAACTGGAGCGCCTCGACGCCCTGGTGAAGGCCGTACCCGACACCGCCTCGCCCCTCGGAATCCGGGTGAACCCGCAGGTTGGCGGGGGTTCCATCGAGGCCCTCTCGACGGCGACCGCGACCTCGAAGTTC
The Streptomyces sp. NBC_01723 genome window above contains:
- a CDS encoding formimidoylglutamate deiminase; the protein is MTPTERTRTYWLEHAWLGTHVEPGVAVEVADGRITAVRQDTPTPPPGAEILRGLTLPGLANAHSHAFHRALRGTVQVGSGTFWTWREVMYSVADRLNPDTYRDLARAVYAEMALAGITTVGEFHYVHHAPGGTPYADPNAMGEALIEAAAEAGIRITLLDTCYLSAGFGEPPNTHQRRFSDGTADAWARRSSLLKERDHARIGAAIHSVRAVPADQLATVARWAGDRQAPLHVHLSEQTAENDACHRVHGRTPTRLLADHGVLGERTTGVHSTHLTDEDVALLGGSRTGTCMCPTTERDLADGIGPAAALQRAGSPLSLGSDSHAVVDLLEEARAMELNERLRTRTRGHWTAAALLRAATADGHAALGWDDTGRIETGARADLATVALDSVRTAGPLPRLGAETAVFAATAADVRHTVVGGRHVVRDGAHTLVPEVPRALARAVEALRAQPSPNPAPTRTPRTP
- a CDS encoding ATP-binding protein; amino-acid sequence: MSTTRPYSPGDRGPESGGASGAPEGGVPGTGESEGGVPAGQAAVMGAPVPAGAAPAASGSAAHAPPGPVSEGGRQVRLLNFEDASGVVPLARDFTREALYAWGWLPSATADQRAAAEDVLLVVSELVTNACLHAEGPDELRITCEKKVIRVEVSDRGTGQPAPRTPHRAGRPGGHGMFIVQRLCLDWGVVRTPGVAGKRVWAELGAPA
- the hutI gene encoding imidazolonepropionase; this encodes MSTSTVITNIAALVTNDPSLGDSSPLGLVRDAAVVIDGDRVAWTGESSRAPATDNRVDAGGRAVLPGFVDSHSHLLFGGDRTEEFNARMSGRPYGAGGIRTTVAATRAASDAELEAGLTRYLAEALRQGTTTFETKSGYGLTTADESRALRVAARHTDEVTFLGAHIVAPELADDPAAYVALVTGEMLDACAPHARWIDVFCEKGAFDGDQARAILTAGRARGLHPRVHANQLSYGPGVQLAVELDAASADHCTHLTDADVDALAGGRTVATLLPGAEFSTRAEWPDARRLLDAGVTVALSTDCNPGSSFTSSVPFCVALAVRDMGMTPDEAVWSATAGGAAALRRDDVGRLTPGAYADLTLLDAPSHVHLAYRPGVPLVSGVWRRGVRVV
- the hutU gene encoding urocanate hydratase, whose amino-acid sequence is MSGPRAVRAPRGTTPSALGWQQEAALRMLQNNLDPEVAEHPDKLVVYGGTGKAARDWRSFDAMVRTLEKLKQDETMLVQSGRPVGVMQTHEWAPRVLIANSNLVGDWATWEEFRRLEALGLTMYGQMTAGSWIYIGTQGILQGTYETFAAVAAKKFGGTLAGTITLTAGLGGMGGAQPLAVTMNDGVVICVDCDPRAIDRRIEHRYLDVRADSLDHALQLATEARDRRKPLSIGVLGNAAELVPQLLAMGAPIDIVTDQTSAHDPLAYLPTGIAFEDMADAALEDPAGFTTRARESMARHVEAMVGFQDAGAEVFDYGNSIRGEAQLAGYDRAFAFPGFVPAYIRPLFCEGKGPFRWAALSGDPADIAKTDKAILDLFPENESLARWIKMAGERVHFQGLPARICWLGYGERDKAGERFNDMVASGELAAPIVIGRDHLDCGSVASPYRETESMLDGSDAIADWPLLNAMVNVASGASWVSLHHGGGVGMGRSIHAGQVTVADGSALAGEKIRRVLTNDPGMGVIRHVDAGYDIAESVAGERGVRVPMREGREGGAA
- a CDS encoding STAS domain-containing protein, producing MDRGTVGSAQSGRLLVEVREEGPSAVVTPAGELDHHTAELLREPLEECLAKGFNRLVVDCSRLEFCDSTGLNVLLGARLKAEAAGGGVHLVAMQPVVARVFEITGAEAVFTLHDTLAAALADESG
- a CDS encoding RNA polymerase sigma factor SigF — protein: MSPRLDGSRTQEATSALLPEHLDPIEHPDAVVDHDGALAGLPDIPAYDEVAPADARALSKTLFGRLESLEEGTYEYAYVRNTLVELNLALVKFAASRFRSRSEPMEDIIQVGTIGLIKAIDRFELSRGVEFPTFAMPTIIGEIKRFFRDTSWSVRVPRRLQELRLDLAKAGDELAQRLDRAPTVTELAEHLGLTRDEVVEGMAASNAYTASSLDAQPEEDDAEGALADRIGYEDHGLEGIEYVESLKPLIAELPARDRKILSLRFVAGMTQSEIGEELGISQMHVSRLLSRTLVRLRKGLTVEE
- a CDS encoding allantoate amidohydrolase — translated: MSFHSTWAELLPIGRSSASGGYRRYAWTGADADCRTWFQEQAEARGLAYETDRNGNQWAWLGDPAAGDAVVTGSHLDSVPDGGAFDGPLGVVSAFAALDELRGRGSRFTRPLGIVNFGDEEGARFGLACVGSRLTAGALTVEQAHRLTDGDGITLPRAMEDAGHDPDALGPDPERLARIGAFVELHVEQGRALDLSGDRIGIASAIWPHGRWRFDFRGEANHAGTTRLADRRDPMLSYAETVLAARREAELARAVATFGKISVEPNGVNAIPSLVRGWLDSRAADQQSLDAVVTGVERAAREYAAAHGADLDVVRESFTPVVEFDHALRDELARILGGATELKVPVLGTGAGHDAGILSDRIPTAMLFVRNPTGVSHSPAEYAAEDDCVAGVNALADALEGLACT